The Paenibacillus tianjinensis genome has a window encoding:
- the rfbA gene encoding glucose-1-phosphate thymidylyltransferase RfbA: MKGIILAGGSGTRLYPLTMVTSKQLLPVYDKPMIYYPLSTLMLAGINEILIISTPEDTPRFESLLGDGSQFGITLQYIVQPTPDGLAQAFILGEKFIGEDSVAMVLGDNIYYGNGIRKMLKRASDKEVGATVFGYHVQDPERFGVVEFNEEGKVLSVEEKPSEPKSNYAITGLYFYDNRVVEIAKNVQPSVRGELEITSINEAYLKLGELDVELLGRGFTWLDTGTHQSLVDATNFVRTIEDHQGIKIAALEEIAYINGWITKEHLLVCGQKLSKTGYGQYLIKVATGKIQY; encoded by the coding sequence ATGAAAGGTATTATTCTAGCAGGTGGTAGCGGAACGCGCCTATATCCTTTAACGATGGTTACTAGTAAGCAGTTGTTACCCGTTTATGATAAGCCAATGATTTATTATCCACTTTCCACATTAATGTTAGCGGGAATAAATGAAATACTTATTATTTCCACTCCAGAGGATACTCCACGATTTGAGAGTCTTTTGGGTGATGGGTCTCAGTTTGGAATCACCCTCCAATATATCGTACAACCGACACCCGACGGCCTAGCACAAGCCTTTATTTTGGGAGAAAAGTTTATTGGAGAAGATTCTGTAGCTATGGTATTAGGGGATAATATTTATTACGGAAACGGCATACGGAAAATGCTGAAACGTGCTTCAGATAAAGAGGTTGGTGCAACTGTCTTTGGGTATCATGTGCAGGATCCGGAGCGTTTTGGTGTAGTGGAATTTAATGAAGAAGGTAAGGTGCTCAGTGTAGAAGAGAAGCCTTCTGAGCCGAAATCCAATTATGCAATTACGGGGTTGTATTTCTACGATAATAGGGTTGTGGAAATTGCTAAGAATGTACAGCCTTCGGTAAGAGGTGAACTTGAAATCACTTCTATTAATGAAGCATATCTTAAACTTGGTGAGTTGGATGTTGAGTTACTGGGCCGCGGGTTTACTTGGCTCGACACTGGAACTCATCAGAGTCTTGTAGATGCCACTAATTTTGTCAGAACTATTGAAGATCATCAAGGAATCAAAATAGCAGCTCTTGAGGAAATTGCATATATTAATGGCTGGATCACTAAAGAGCATCTGCTGGTATGTGGTCAGAAACTGAGTAAAACTGGCTACGGGCAATATTTAATCAAAGTCGCCACCGGAAAAATCCAATATTAA
- the rfbB gene encoding dTDP-glucose 4,6-dehydratase has product MSRKKLLITGGAGFIGGNFVQYMVDKYSDYDVVNLDLLTYAGELKKHSDIENRDNYRFVQADIADRETISSLFEQEQFDYVVHFAAESHVDRSITDPAVFVRTNVMGTQVLLDASRKDGISKFVHVSTDEVYGELDFDPSVFFTEETPLQPNSPYSASKASSDLLVRAYYETFGLPMNITRCSNNYGPYHFPEKLIPLTISKVMNEQKVPVYGDGKNIRDWLHVWDHCAAIDLVLHQGVNGEVYNVGGHNERTNLEVVKTIIHTLGKSEDLIEFVADRLGHDKRYAIDPTKLENLGWKPTYTFETGIAQTIQWYIDNTEWWELILSGEYRN; this is encoded by the coding sequence ATGAGCAGGAAGAAATTGCTGATCACCGGTGGTGCTGGTTTTATTGGCGGGAATTTTGTGCAATATATGGTGGATAAATACTCGGATTATGATGTCGTGAACCTGGATTTGTTGACCTATGCAGGCGAACTTAAAAAGCATTCAGACATTGAAAATAGAGACAATTACCGTTTTGTGCAAGCGGATATTGCTGACCGGGAGACGATTAGTTCACTTTTTGAGCAAGAACAATTCGATTATGTAGTGCATTTTGCAGCAGAAAGTCATGTGGACCGCTCCATAACAGATCCGGCAGTATTTGTACGGACGAATGTTATGGGTACACAAGTGCTGCTTGATGCATCTCGAAAGGATGGAATCAGCAAGTTTGTTCATGTATCCACTGATGAGGTTTACGGAGAACTGGATTTTGATCCTTCTGTATTCTTTACGGAAGAAACACCTTTGCAGCCTAACAGCCCTTACAGTGCGAGCAAAGCTTCTTCAGATCTATTGGTGCGGGCGTATTATGAAACTTTCGGATTACCTATGAATATTACCCGCTGTTCTAATAATTATGGACCCTATCATTTTCCTGAAAAATTAATTCCTCTGACGATATCGAAGGTAATGAACGAACAGAAGGTTCCTGTCTATGGCGATGGCAAGAATATCCGCGATTGGCTGCATGTATGGGATCACTGTGCTGCCATTGATCTGGTTCTGCATCAAGGAGTTAATGGTGAAGTATACAATGTAGGTGGACATAATGAGCGAACCAATCTAGAGGTAGTTAAGACGATCATTCATACTTTGGGTAAATCTGAAGATCTGATTGAATTTGTTGCTGACCGTTTAGGTCACGACAAGCGTTATGCTATTGATCCAACCAAGCTGGAGAATCTGGGCTGGAAGCCAACTTATACCTTTGAGACTGGAATTGCTCAGACCATCCAGTGGTATATCGACAACACAGAATGGTGGGAACTTATCCTTAGCGGCGAGTACCGGAATTAA
- the rfbC gene encoding dTDP-4-dehydrorhamnose 3,5-epimerase, which produces MKLTETMLPGVFIVEPAVFGDHRGWFMETFSDAKFKEQGIDTAFVQDNQSYSAAKGTLRGLHYQLNPKAQTKLVRCTRGSIFDVAVDIRRGSPSYGKWYGVELSAENKKQLLIPKGFAHGFMTLTEDVEVQYKCDELYAPECDGGILWNDPSIGIEWPIHVTPVLSGKDEKAPLLREANLNFTYDL; this is translated from the coding sequence ATGAAACTAACGGAAACGATGCTTCCAGGCGTATTTATTGTAGAGCCTGCTGTTTTCGGAGATCATCGGGGATGGTTTATGGAAACCTTCAGTGATGCCAAATTCAAAGAGCAAGGTATTGATACTGCTTTTGTACAAGATAATCAGTCCTATTCTGCTGCGAAAGGGACGCTGAGAGGTCTCCACTACCAATTGAATCCCAAAGCTCAGACTAAGCTTGTCCGTTGTACGCGTGGTTCTATTTTTGATGTGGCAGTGGATATTAGAAGAGGAAGTCCCTCTTACGGGAAGTGGTATGGGGTAGAGCTTAGTGCAGAGAATAAGAAGCAGCTACTGATTCCAAAAGGGTTCGCTCATGGTTTTATGACGCTTACCGAAGATGTTGAGGTTCAATATAAATGTGATGAGCTTTATGCGCCTGAATGCGACGGGGGAATTCTTTGGAATGATCCATCTATAGGGATTGAATGGCCTATTCATGTTACTCCGGTACTTTCCGGCAAAGATGAGAAGGCTCCTTTACTGAGAGAGGCTAATTTGAATTTTACTTATGATCTTTAG
- a CDS encoding S-layer homology domain-containing protein, giving the protein MYSKRFRMAVSVVLVFLLAFINVLGVSAASLKAGMASNELSPDGKQKITVNSVVDVTYKDLKVLQEVKFILTKGETEIARQVKPKSEAKLTAVDAVYNSLEYSSIPFEGLTAGEEYSLRAEFEGEQGTVVTLPQIIRVPSTTGINIAVEVMAKDSNTYVSATNGEIRSDDKNVRLTISNNGVPLANESLAISLNYSYYTFTTDANGQIQLRDKISSTISTSVLFVLLKQGTDQYEAKPIYVTDLQQAGTYTVAIRYLDAAGKQLRNYNSNTSWPNGIVNRYGVSGIDVLVLRTGEVSGNYTGYVTTDDGAYLFQTGQAALYSSVSGVHKEIIEDGSDYSRLSLHYTWDNKPVQLESYSLIDNNQYKQINGGYNNKKLTSPVIYVKKNKEYEITAVGTVQGVDGKVVFRNRVKPTEAAVEVTTAANPADYSALKLQVPQQSAGVGQVLVSYLNDRLNYSQISTTLPAANGTLYVRKGEEIHRLTATVAPSAAGQSNSANQIVLKAFFKPAESEYTLKGGSTYTTKINVVVPDTSYYGKDELRNQVVLGESVQNQVVMTDEYGNIIDLNGSYRFSIVDESGTVLANDSLSWTTREKDGHLERINMRDWKPVTAGTYKVQFSPYTYSNGQYVNGEPLAEAVLKVLPKNEFDVEIRGKDGKLVDLVEKPYLTVDQAQNVTITVRQHVTGGQGELQAGVEISRYGQALGVTDAQGKFTIPSDQTYYIGELMFKKPGFLFKKVKAAVINPATQAVIRVRGLDKAEGSSYAGGVPLDYASVQAVVKSQDGSYQGDSYFINTSEAQAILVVDSPSVVGVDFIRYNRSYTGVESKFGYYMYGSVRTEPGKDYSLVLDARQELQEVSKVLLDRPAEDLSVVRADLAGANNVPYVIDSNAVKENYFYATQGTYSMLAQTASDTFIYRDGVVIGAGDNTLTLDDSASGLATLVAPESGTIYSVEYSTPNQSTLKSYAYNADQVRLTPGDVTVQVDKAFGTIEYQYDIHFAPGTLKAGTLTELAPQTIQGLDIVGLKDGKLKRPAGVNWLTIGLVDTAGNQIGQIKKPQILVISNGGWSNGYKYVTPEAASYEIQDESGRTLYSDSSVSYPLTAYTFNTLGENVGYLTNGTYIIKASLTIDGKNYTLNKKVVLETTTGTVVDPGTDLPGTDVGNGDGSGTGNSNGNGNGNGTGSGTETGTGTVTPTPSPTPTPTAANVTENVEKQNNKLEELLTNTTGSAVERAAAAQTALTSIADSLKSATTSAEAEQNSKSLSKAMDTAAGLLATIQDSAAKQKIVDSITELVGSAPYLLNKMDSSDKAVSLAHTLIENAAAVLNNVQGVAAEDIQKLKNSVISSSQTALNKAGEVTIAKANVTVAGNTVSSKLDETLISTQIQSAKLALSDLSKDLTSKLGTGSAAELKVSITVNVPPVEEGIHKLNTTLPSEILTLVKENDVAGLKIQMDQTAFTLEPDTFGTVEAGQTINLAAEVVENAVVSKPSQAEPLASIPVMEFSASVGGQQVKSFAKPIEVTFDVSSIDTSKYSGANLENLTVYLLNNESLTWEAVGGKYDPVTQTVTTPRGHFSRYTVMLGKASFTDVSANHWAVQEINYLLNKGILDQSAVFRPSDKVTRQEFAAMIARAYGLSGEGLLLPFKDISSSNPYYDEIAAAYAAGIITGKSANAFDPKATITREEIATMLARALTAYNGKQAVSQPESVNATFTDKAKISKWAAASVALTKSIQLFEGFEDHSFRPAQTASKAEAAALIYRLYQLK; this is encoded by the coding sequence ATGTATTCAAAGAGATTTCGAATGGCTGTTTCGGTAGTTTTAGTTTTTTTATTAGCTTTTATTAATGTACTTGGGGTGTCTGCTGCTTCACTTAAAGCGGGAATGGCATCCAATGAACTATCGCCGGACGGCAAGCAAAAGATTACGGTCAACAGTGTAGTAGATGTCACCTATAAAGATCTTAAGGTTCTGCAAGAGGTTAAGTTTATCCTTACCAAGGGTGAAACTGAAATTGCACGCCAGGTGAAGCCTAAAAGCGAGGCGAAGCTTACAGCAGTGGATGCTGTATACAATTCCCTTGAATATAGCAGCATTCCTTTTGAAGGATTGACAGCCGGTGAAGAATATTCCCTGCGGGCAGAATTTGAGGGTGAGCAAGGTACGGTTGTTACCCTACCGCAGATTATCCGGGTACCCTCGACAACGGGGATAAACATTGCTGTCGAAGTAATGGCCAAGGATTCTAATACATATGTAAGTGCAACCAATGGAGAGATACGCAGTGATGATAAGAATGTAAGACTGACCATTAGCAATAATGGTGTTCCGCTAGCGAACGAATCGCTCGCTATTTCGTTGAATTATTCCTATTACACCTTTACAACGGATGCAAACGGACAGATTCAATTGAGGGATAAAATAAGCTCAACCATTAGTACTTCTGTTCTGTTCGTATTGTTGAAACAGGGGACCGATCAATATGAAGCTAAGCCCATCTATGTAACCGATCTCCAGCAGGCAGGAACATATACTGTTGCTATTCGTTACTTGGATGCAGCTGGCAAGCAGCTGCGTAACTATAATTCTAACACTTCTTGGCCAAACGGAATTGTTAACCGCTATGGAGTTTCGGGAATCGATGTGTTAGTTCTTAGAACTGGTGAAGTATCAGGAAATTATACAGGCTACGTTACTACAGACGATGGAGCGTATTTATTCCAGACGGGTCAAGCGGCGTTGTATTCCTCTGTTAGCGGAGTTCACAAGGAGATTATTGAGGATGGCAGTGATTATAGTCGTCTCAGCCTCCATTACACATGGGATAATAAGCCGGTGCAGCTGGAATCTTATTCACTCATTGATAACAACCAGTATAAACAGATTAATGGTGGATACAACAATAAAAAGTTAACTTCACCTGTTATCTATGTCAAAAAGAATAAGGAATATGAAATCACTGCGGTCGGCACCGTTCAGGGTGTGGACGGCAAGGTGGTCTTCCGTAATAGGGTTAAGCCGACGGAAGCTGCGGTTGAAGTAACAACGGCTGCGAACCCGGCTGATTATAGTGCCTTGAAGCTTCAGGTGCCTCAGCAGAGCGCAGGTGTAGGACAAGTGCTGGTGTCTTATCTTAATGACAGGCTCAATTATAGCCAGATCAGTACTACTCTTCCTGCGGCTAATGGTACTTTGTATGTGCGCAAGGGGGAAGAAATTCATCGACTGACAGCCACTGTTGCGCCTTCGGCAGCCGGCCAGAGTAACAGTGCGAATCAGATTGTACTGAAAGCATTCTTTAAGCCGGCCGAGAGCGAATATACGCTGAAGGGCGGCAGCACCTACACAACCAAGATTAATGTTGTGGTACCGGACACGTCTTATTATGGCAAAGATGAACTGCGGAATCAGGTTGTACTGGGTGAAAGTGTCCAGAACCAGGTTGTTATGACAGATGAATATGGCAATATTATCGATCTGAACGGCAGCTATAGGTTCTCGATTGTGGATGAGAGCGGCACAGTTTTAGCGAATGATTCGCTGTCTTGGACGACCAGGGAGAAGGATGGTCATCTGGAGCGCATTAATATGCGGGACTGGAAGCCGGTTACTGCAGGAACTTATAAAGTTCAATTCTCGCCTTATACCTATTCAAACGGTCAGTATGTCAATGGAGAACCGCTGGCTGAGGCAGTACTGAAGGTTTTGCCGAAGAATGAATTTGATGTAGAGATCAGAGGTAAAGACGGGAAACTGGTTGACCTAGTAGAGAAACCTTATCTAACTGTTGACCAGGCACAAAATGTAACCATTACTGTGCGGCAGCATGTCACTGGCGGACAAGGCGAATTGCAGGCCGGCGTGGAAATTAGCCGTTATGGTCAGGCGCTCGGAGTTACGGATGCTCAAGGGAAGTTTACGATCCCTTCAGATCAGACCTATTATATCGGTGAACTTATGTTCAAGAAACCGGGCTTCTTATTCAAAAAGGTAAAGGCAGCGGTGATTAATCCGGCGACCCAGGCGGTAATCCGCGTTCGCGGGTTGGACAAGGCCGAAGGAAGCAGTTATGCCGGTGGCGTTCCACTCGATTATGCCAGCGTACAGGCCGTTGTTAAGAGTCAGGATGGTTCCTACCAAGGAGACTCTTACTTCATTAATACTTCTGAAGCGCAAGCTATTCTGGTTGTGGATTCACCTTCTGTAGTTGGTGTTGACTTCATCCGCTACAACCGGAGTTATACGGGTGTAGAATCTAAATTCGGCTACTATATGTACGGTTCTGTCCGTACGGAGCCAGGCAAGGATTACTCGCTCGTGCTGGATGCAAGACAGGAACTGCAGGAAGTAAGTAAAGTGTTATTAGATAGACCTGCAGAGGATTTATCTGTTGTTAGAGCTGACTTGGCTGGTGCAAACAACGTTCCATATGTAATCGACAGCAATGCGGTGAAAGAGAACTACTTCTACGCAACGCAGGGGACTTACAGTATGCTGGCGCAAACTGCATCAGACACCTTTATCTACCGTGATGGAGTTGTTATAGGAGCGGGAGATAATACACTTACGCTTGATGATTCCGCTTCCGGGCTGGCTACCCTGGTTGCGCCAGAATCCGGAACGATTTATAGCGTTGAATATTCTACACCGAATCAATCGACACTAAAGAGTTATGCCTATAACGCAGATCAGGTACGGCTGACTCCGGGTGATGTAACAGTACAGGTAGATAAAGCATTTGGTACAATTGAGTATCAGTATGATATTCATTTTGCACCTGGAACGCTGAAGGCGGGGACACTTACTGAGCTTGCTCCGCAGACCATACAGGGGCTGGACATCGTTGGGCTGAAGGATGGAAAGTTGAAACGTCCTGCCGGAGTGAACTGGCTGACCATCGGACTCGTGGATACTGCGGGTAATCAGATCGGACAGATTAAAAAGCCGCAGATTTTGGTAATATCCAACGGTGGCTGGTCTAACGGGTATAAATATGTTACTCCAGAGGCAGCTTCCTATGAAATTCAGGATGAGTCTGGACGAACACTATACTCAGATTCATCGGTCAGCTATCCGCTGACTGCTTATACCTTTAACACTTTAGGTGAGAACGTTGGCTATCTGACAAATGGAACCTATATAATTAAGGCTTCTCTAACCATTGACGGCAAGAATTACACGCTGAACAAGAAGGTTGTGCTTGAGACAACCACAGGCACTGTAGTAGATCCGGGTACAGATTTGCCAGGAACAGATGTAGGTAATGGTGATGGAAGCGGAACCGGCAACAGCAATGGAAATGGAAATGGAAATGGAACCGGGTCTGGTACAGAAACTGGTACTGGTACGGTTACTCCTACTCCGTCACCGACTCCAACTCCAACTGCTGCAAACGTGACTGAGAATGTAGAGAAGCAGAATAACAAACTTGAAGAATTATTAACGAATACCACGGGCTCAGCCGTTGAACGGGCCGCAGCAGCGCAAACGGCCCTCACAAGCATTGCGGACTCGCTCAAATCTGCTACGACTTCCGCGGAAGCCGAGCAGAACAGCAAGAGCCTCTCAAAAGCTATGGATACGGCAGCAGGGTTGCTCGCAACGATCCAAGATTCTGCAGCGAAGCAGAAGATTGTGGACTCGATTACAGAGCTTGTTGGAAGTGCACCATATCTGCTGAATAAAATGGACAGCTCCGACAAGGCAGTCTCGCTCGCCCATACGCTTATTGAGAATGCAGCAGCTGTACTCAATAATGTGCAGGGTGTGGCAGCGGAAGACATCCAGAAGCTGAAGAACAGCGTAATCTCCTCAAGCCAGACCGCTCTTAATAAAGCGGGAGAAGTAACGATTGCCAAGGCAAATGTAACAGTGGCAGGTAATACTGTTTCTTCGAAGCTTGATGAGACGCTGATCAGCACACAGATCCAATCTGCGAAGCTGGCGCTGTCCGATCTGTCCAAAGATCTGACAAGCAAGCTGGGTACAGGAAGTGCAGCAGAGCTGAAGGTGAGCATCACCGTCAACGTGCCTCCGGTAGAAGAAGGAATTCATAAGCTGAATACCACGCTTCCGTCCGAAATCCTTACGCTGGTCAAAGAAAATGATGTTGCCGGCTTAAAAATTCAGATGGATCAAACCGCATTCACGCTTGAGCCGGATACCTTCGGTACTGTAGAAGCCGGCCAGACGATTAATTTGGCGGCTGAAGTTGTAGAGAATGCTGTAGTAAGTAAGCCTAGCCAGGCTGAACCGCTGGCCAGCATTCCTGTGATGGAATTCAGTGCCTCTGTAGGCGGTCAGCAGGTTAAGAGCTTTGCCAAACCTATTGAAGTTACTTTTGATGTATCTTCGATCGATACTTCCAAATATTCCGGGGCCAACCTGGAGAATCTGACGGTGTATCTGCTTAATAATGAGAGTCTTACATGGGAAGCTGTCGGGGGCAAATATGACCCGGTTACTCAAACCGTAACAACACCAAGAGGACACTTCAGCCGATATACAGTAATGTTAGGCAAAGCTTCTTTCACAGATGTCTCTGCTAATCATTGGGCAGTGCAGGAAATTAATTATTTGTTGAACAAAGGAATCCTGGATCAGAGTGCAGTGTTCCGTCCATCGGACAAAGTTACACGTCAAGAGTTTGCTGCAATGATCGCCCGGGCTTATGGTTTGAGCGGTGAAGGACTGCTTCTGCCGTTCAAAGACATCTCATCATCCAATCCGTATTATGATGAGATCGCCGCTGCTTATGCTGCGGGGATTATTACCGGCAAATCAGCAAATGCTTTTGATCCGAAAGCAACTATTACCCGTGAAGAGATCGCGACGATGCTTGCACGGGCACTCACAGCCTATAATGGCAAGCAAGCTGTCTCCCAGCCTGAATCCGTAAATGCAACCTTCACAGATAAGGCCAAAATATCGAAATGGGCAGCGGCAAGCGTAGCATTAACTAAGAGTATCCAATTATTCGAAGGATTTGAGGATCATAGCTTCCGTCCGGCTCAAACCGCAAGCAAAGCGGAGGCAGCTGCGCTTATCTATCGTTTATATCAATTAAAATAG
- a CDS encoding glycosyltransferase family 2 protein yields MLTDYKISIALCTYNGGEYLLEQLDSISSQSRLPDELVICDDCSTDSTVAIINGFRNRVSFKVNLFINQFQMGSTKNFEKAIGYCTGDIIFLADQDDVWNENKIQDIEMEFYRNSNLCAVFTNAEIVDQDLNFMGYDLWKSVGFSQKSQKEFDKYPERILLKQNVVTGATMAFRGELKKSLLPIHDNWVHDAWISIIVAVMKDKEIKALDKRLIKYRQHANNQLGALKKDIFSEIEISKNKNVKKGKNVDFLALIEFLKPKQKLLKREGLTQLTEKNRHLEHRNKLHPEIVVRVWKVFLEAMSGRYFRFSRGWKSILRDIRYR; encoded by the coding sequence GATTACCGGATGAATTAGTAATATGTGATGATTGTTCAACGGATAGTACAGTTGCAATAATTAATGGTTTTAGAAATAGAGTTTCTTTTAAAGTAAACTTATTTATTAACCAATTCCAAATGGGAAGTACCAAAAACTTTGAAAAGGCGATTGGGTATTGTACTGGAGACATAATTTTCCTCGCTGATCAAGATGATGTATGGAATGAAAATAAAATTCAAGACATAGAGATGGAATTCTATCGTAATTCTAACTTATGTGCGGTCTTTACAAACGCTGAGATTGTGGATCAAGATCTAAATTTTATGGGGTACGACCTATGGAAATCGGTTGGTTTTTCACAGAAATCTCAAAAAGAGTTTGATAAATATCCAGAGAGAATTCTGTTGAAACAAAATGTCGTCACTGGTGCTACTATGGCCTTTAGAGGGGAACTCAAAAAATCTCTTCTGCCCATTCACGACAACTGGGTCCATGACGCTTGGATATCAATTATTGTAGCAGTAATGAAAGATAAGGAAATTAAAGCGCTGGATAAGAGATTGATAAAGTATAGACAGCATGCTAACAACCAATTAGGGGCTCTTAAAAAAGACATTTTTAGCGAAATTGAGATTTCAAAAAATAAAAATGTGAAAAAGGGGAAAAATGTTGACTTTCTTGCATTGATAGAATTCCTCAAACCTAAACAGAAGCTACTTAAAAGGGAGGGCTTAACCCAATTAACAGAGAAGAATAGACATTTGGAGCATCGGAATAAACTTCATCCCGAAATAGTGGTTCGAGTGTGGAAAGTTTTTCTAGAGGCAATGTCAGGTAGATACTTTAGATTTTCTAGAGGATGGAAAAGTATACTTCGTGATATACGGTATAGATAA